One genomic window of Oncorhynchus clarkii lewisi isolate Uvic-CL-2024 chromosome 5, UVic_Ocla_1.0, whole genome shotgun sequence includes the following:
- the LOC139409460 gene encoding UPF0690 protein C1orf52 homolog — translation MADKKKPDSFHYFMSYDDLSDSSDSNSSDSDEAGQKKSRGKGGTDATGSGSKSPQHGTKRAASGAPLPKPDELFKSVSKPSFLYNPLNKQIDWESRAVKAPEEPAKEFKVWKTNAVPPQTYAAEAEKLKKGAPPGMDMAIKWSNIYEDNGEDAPQPHTGNAVFLPTEEQPSDSDEDGDKASAKKRRVESFQQKEKRKRDLGQATSDKSFVEEEKRILRQNAD, via the exons ATGGCTGATAAGAAGAAACCGGACTCTTTCCATTACTTCATGAGTTACGATGATTTGAGTGACAGTAGCGATAGTAACAGCAGCGATTCTGATGAAGCGGGCCAGAAGAAATCAAGGGGGAAGGGGGGGACCGATGCTACTGGAAGCGGTAGCAAATCCCCCCAACACGGGACCAAGCGGGCTGCCAGTGGAGCTCCTCTACCAAAACCCGACGAGCTCTTCAAATCGGTCTCTAAGCCGTCCTTTCTGTACAACCCGCTGAATAAACAGATCGATTGGGAGAGCCGCGCCGTGAAAGCTCCAGAAGAG CCTGCAAAGGAGTTCAAGGTGTGGAAGACTAACGCGGTGCCCCCTCAGACCTACGCCGCGGAAGCGGAGAAGCTCAAGAAGGGAGCTCCCCCAGGGATGGACATGGCCATAAAGTGGTCCAACATCTATGAAGATAACGGAGAAGACGCTCCGCAGCCTCACACCGGCAATGCTGTCTTCCTGCCCACAGAGGAACAGCCATCAGATTCCG ACGAGGACGGAGACAAGGCCTCTGCGAAGAAGCGTAGGGTGGAGAGCTTCCAGCAGAAGGAGAAAAGGAAGAGGGATCTGGGCCAGGCCACATCTGACAAGAGTTTcgtagaggaagagaagaggatcCTCAGGCAGAATGCGGATTGA